A stretch of DNA from Paenibacillus sp. FSL W8-0186:
GGACAATCAATCGGGAAGAAGAGGATTTTAGAATAACAGGCAGGTACAGCTCCTCGTTGGTGTAGGCAGGATGGGACAGCTCCTTCGCACGGTCCAGATCCTGAGCCTGAAAAAACACATAAGCTTGCTCAAAGAAGATATTGATGGTTTCCGGCGGCTGGGAGTTCCTAATATATTCAAAAGCTTCCCGAAGCTCTGAATATACATACTGAATAAATTCCCTGTTCTCGCCGTCCCACTCTCCGGATTCCGGAACAGAGCCGGTAAGCAGTGCAGTTCTGATCATGCGGGAAAATTGTTCCTTCTCCCCGGTATTCAGAATTTCTGAATCAAGGAGATCGTCAATAAAAGGATAGGTCAGGCCATAGGAGTAACCGAGGCGGATCGCTTCATCAAGCCGCTTCGAACGCTCGTCGGCTGATAGGCTGTCATCCAGCTCATCCATGACATGAAGCACTACGCCGATGATGATTTTCATCAGCTTTCTCTGGGCATGCTCCGCATCCATTTCCTGAGGGATATGGGCGGATACGCGGTTTAGTTTATCGATTAGCCAGATAACGGCGTCTTCTATGCTCTCCTTCTGAGCCCATCGGTACAGCCCGGCCAGACTCATAAAATCAGGCGGGTCTCCCTGTTTGGTACCGGTGTAGCGAAGCAGGTATTTTTTAACGTCAGCTGATGTTTGCTCTATCCGAGCCTGAGTATCTGGAGAGTCCAGAGCCTTGCCCAGGTCACGCATGTAAATATAAGAAATGCTTCGATCTAGATAGCCGTCCAATTTGCCGGTGCGATTCAGCCAGCCGATATATTGATGATAGCCCAGTACATCGGGCGTCTTGCTGCCGCGTGGAAGCCAGGAATGCCAGGAGCGGGGAACATGGTTTTTTTTCCACAGTTGAAAATCAGTTGTCAGAGTTTGAACATACATATGATCCATAGCCCGCGTTTGCAGAGAGGCATAATACTGAACTGCCTTCTGCTCAGCCCTTTGATACCACGTATTGGCTTGGATTGTAATTAACTCATTCATTGTTGGCTTCCCTCAATTTCTAGTTGTTTAGTGGACGGATGATGCTTACATCATATACGTGAAAGAAACTTATTGGTTACAACATCGGCCCATACACTTTGGTAAAATAGGCTGGGGTGACAGTGATGCAAATAAACAGGCTGCTTGAAATTGTGTATATTTTATTAGATAAAAAGCAGGTAACCGCCAAGCAATTGGCCGAGCAGTTCGAAGTATCGCAGCGGACGATTTACCGCGATATAGATACATTGAGTGCGGCGGGAATCCCCATATATACGAATAAGGGGAGGGGCGGAGGTATTCGTCTGCTTGATCAATTCGTGCTGGGCAAATCGATGCTGTCAGACAAGGAGCAGGTAGACATTCTCTCTTCGCTTCAAGGCTTGAATGCCTTGAATGTTCCAGATGTCGAGCCCGTGCTGAGTAAGCTCGCAGCCATATTCAACAAAGAGTCTACGAGCTGGATTGATGTCGACTTCTCCCGGTGGGGCTCTGATGCTTCGGAGCAGGAGAAGTTCAACTTGCTGAAAACGGCGATTTTAAACAGAAATGTAGTGGCCTTTGATTATTATAGTTCGTATGGAGTTAAAACCGAGAGAATCGCAGAGCCTATAAAGCTGATTTTTAAAGGGCAAGGCTGGTATATTTATGGATTTTGCAGGTTGAAAAATGACTTTAGAATGTTCAAGGTGACCCGAATCAAAAATCTGGCATACTCTCAAGAAACTTTTAGCAGAGAGAAGCCGGGGGAAGTCTGGAGTTATCCCTCCAATATGAATCATAGAACGGTAAAGCTTGTTTTAAAAATGGAGTCCAGCATGGCTTATAGAGTCTATGACGAATTTGACCAGAATGGTATAACTAAACTTCCGGACGGAAGCTTTATAGTAGAAGTTACCTATGTCGAGGATGAGTGGGTGTACGGGTACATATTGTCTTACGGTGCTGCTGCTGAGGTGATAGAACCGGAGCATGTCCGGAATATCATAAAGCAAAGGCTGGAGGCGAGTTTAAGAAAATATTCATGAGCTAGTTTTTATAATATGACATGCTGTTGTCTAATTAAGGCTGCTATACTGACCTCAATATCAAATGAAACGAGGTATAGCCTATGAATTATGAAATAGTGCATGTAGAAGAAAAAAGAGTCGCAGGGATTCAGATTAGAACCAGCAACAACGATCCATATATGAGCCAAAAGATAGGTGAGCTCTGGCAGCGGTTTTATCAGGATGGAATCTACCACTCGATACCTGACAAACGGAATGATAAAAGCATAGGCTTATACACCCATTATGAGATGGATGTTCATGGCGAATATGATGTGATCGTATGCTGCGAAGTGCAAGAAGCGGGGGACTCTGATGCCAAAAAAAGTTTAGAAGAGACTGAGATTCAGATCGAAACGATCCCTGCGGGGAAATATGCTAAGTTTATTGTGCAGGGCCATATGCAGCAGGCGGTGGCTGAATTTTGGATGCAGCTGTGGTCGATGGAGCTGGATAGAAAATTCAGCAGCGATTTTGAGGAGTATCAAAGCGGTGGAGATATGGACAATGCAGAAATTCATATATATATTGCATTGAATTGAATTAACTTAATTAAACGCTAACCTGGGGTCGCGACGAGGCGGGAATTTCGTTATTAATTAGGGGATGGTTTTTTTGTGCGTATAGTGTGGACGTTTTAATTGTGAATGTCCATGCAAATGAGGACACAGGGGAGATCATCATTCAACGCATAGTTCATACTGCATATTGTGTTTGAATATTATAAAAATCTATATATAGATATTCCCGGATGGTGCAGATATATTTCAGGTGTCCACTATTTGAAAGACATTTCGGTATGAAAAGTCCACTGGGAAAACACATTTCTTTAGGAACTATAATTCGGAAAATTTGCCATGAACTTTATATACAGAGCCTCTAGCTTGTCGTATTATAAACAATAATAAAGCTCATGGGAGGCCATCGCGAAAAGTGGATAATAAGTTCAGCTATGATCAATATTTGGTAAGACAAAAGATAATCTCCGTACTGGGTGCCAGGTTTCATATTTATAATGCCAATCAAGAGCTCGTCATGTATTCTCAAATGAAGGCCTTTAAGCTAAAGGAGGATATTCGGCTGTACAGTGATGAGAGCATGAGCGAGGAATTGCTGACGATCAAGGCGCGTAATGTGATCGATTTCTCCGCGACCTACGATGTTCAGGATGCGCGTACGGGCGAGCGCGTCGGAAGCCTGCGCAGAAAGGGATTTAAGTCTATTTTGAAAGATGAATGGATCATACTGAATGCGGGCGAGGCCGAGATCGGGCGGATCAAAGAGGATAGCAGGCTGCTAGCACTGCTGCGGCGGTTCCTCAGCAGCTTAATTCCGCAAACTTATAACGTGGAAATAAATGGCATTACGGTGACTACTTTTAAACAAAATTTCAATCCGTTTGTCACGAAAATTAATGTTGATTTCTCCAGCGACCCGTCTCAGACGCTTGATCGCCGCCTTGGTCTTGCTGCCAGCGTATTGTTGTGTGCAATTGACGGCAAGCAGTCGAGCTAAGGAAAGTCCTCTATAAGTGTAATTAACCACACCAAATACATTCATGACCAACCGGTTGATATGATGAAGAAGGGGCTAAAACAGCCCCTTCTTTTTTGCATCCGCTATTTACTTCCGCAAAGATTCCATTAACAATTTTCTTTTTACAACTCCTGATTTATTGAATAAAATTAATTTTTATTAAACAAAGTTAAGAAATAAACAAAAATATTGTTTACTTTTATTAATATTTTGGTTATCCTAGGAAACAAGGGAGGGAGATAGATGGGGGAGAGGAATATTCCTTTGTGGATTTTATCGTTGGATTCAGAAGATATCGAATTTATGCGTAAGTTCATTATTAATTCTGGCTCCTTAAAGGACCTTGCAAAAGCGTACGAGGTTTCTTATCCTACTGTTCGCATCAGATTAGACAGACTGATTCAAAAAATTGAACTAGCTCAGGACGAGAATTCACAACCTTTGGTTAATTTCGTTAAGAAACTTGCCATTGAGGAACGTATTACCTTAGAAGATGCACGACTTATTATCGAGAAATATAATGCAGAGAGGAAAGGGATATAGATGCCGGATTTAACGGTGTTTTTCATCATTGTTAGTATGTCGGCTGTTCAGTATTTTATGGCTAGCAGAAATAGTTTCATACTCGGTGCCGTCATCCCTATACTGTTCACTGCTGTGATCACATGGATGTTTACAACCAACAGAATTGAAAGTAAGATTGCGTATATTGTATTACTTCTAATAGGATTGATTATTTTGATAGAAGAGTGGGTAAGAGGCCGGAAATCTCTCCGTAAGCGTCAGCAAAAGGAAATGGATATCATGATAACCAAAGATTTATGATTCATTTCCTCAGGGGAAAAATACATTTGACAATCGAAAATCAATTCACTATACTTTCTGTAAACTTATATGTGATTTACGATGATGGAACGAAGTAGCGGGCAGTCACTGTTCTCAGAAAGCCAGGGGTTGATGCGACCTGGCAGCATTACTGAACCTTGCGAATTACACTCCGGAGTATCTTGGGTAATGCCAAGCGGGTTGGCTCACGATAGCGAGCTGAGAGTGGTATGATGGCGAAGCCGGCTGACGGATGTTGAGATCATCGTACAAATTGGGTGGTAACACGGTTAAATCAATCGTCCCTTTAGTCTGTAACAGACTAGGGGACGTTTTTTATTTTATGAGAGTATAGGGAGTGAACATGTTGAATATTATCGATGAACTGGAATGGCGCGAAGCGATTAATCAGCAGACGGATGCGGAGGGGCTCCGCAAGCTGACCGAGGAGAAGGCGATCTCCTTGTATTGCGGGGTGGACCCGACGGGAGACAGCATGCATATCGGGCATTTGATTCCTTTTATCGTGCTGAAAAGATTTCAACTGGCAGGGCACAAACCTGTCATTCTCATTGGCGGCGCAACCGGAACGATCGGTGACCCAAGCGGCCGTCAGACTGAGCGCAGCCTGCAGACGATGGAGCAGGTACAGGCTAACGTTGAGGCGCTGACTGCGCAAATGAAGAAGCTGTTTATGACCGACGGGGACAATGAGCTGAGACTGGTGAACAACTATGATTGGACGCATCAGTTGAACGTGATTGATTTTCTGCGGGATTACGGGAAGAATTTCAGTATCAATGCGATGCTGGCCAAAGATGTCGTAGCAAGCCGGCTGGATAGCGGAATTTCGTTCACGGAGTTCTCGTATCAAATTCTGCAGTCGATGGACTACCTGCATCTGTATCAGGAAGAGGATGTTCAGCTGCAAATCGGCGGCTCCGATCAATGGGGCAATATTACAAGCGGGCTGGATCTCATTCGCAAAAAAGTAGGCCCGGAAGCGAAAGCCTTCGGCTTAACGATTCCGCTCATGCTGAAGGCCGATGGCACGAAATTCGGCAAAACGGCCGGCGGTGCGGTCTGGCTTGATCCGAAGAAAACGACACCGTACGAGTTCTACCAGTTCTGGGCAAATACCGATGACCGTGATGTCGTTAAATACCTGAAATACTTCACATTCCTCGATAAAGAGGCGATTGAGGTTCTGGCTGAGAAGGTACAGACCGAGCCGCATAAACGCGAAG
This window harbors:
- a CDS encoding YafY family protein codes for the protein MQINRLLEIVYILLDKKQVTAKQLAEQFEVSQRTIYRDIDTLSAAGIPIYTNKGRGGGIRLLDQFVLGKSMLSDKEQVDILSSLQGLNALNVPDVEPVLSKLAAIFNKESTSWIDVDFSRWGSDASEQEKFNLLKTAILNRNVVAFDYYSSYGVKTERIAEPIKLIFKGQGWYIYGFCRLKNDFRMFKVTRIKNLAYSQETFSREKPGEVWSYPSNMNHRTVKLVLKMESSMAYRVYDEFDQNGITKLPDGSFIVEVTYVEDEWVYGYILSYGAAAEVIEPEHVRNIIKQRLEASLRKYS
- a CDS encoding GyrI-like domain-containing protein, with amino-acid sequence MNYEIVHVEEKRVAGIQIRTSNNDPYMSQKIGELWQRFYQDGIYHSIPDKRNDKSIGLYTHYEMDVHGEYDVIVCCEVQEAGDSDAKKSLEETEIQIETIPAGKYAKFIVQGHMQQAVAEFWMQLWSMELDRKFSSDFEEYQSGGDMDNAEIHIYIALN
- a CDS encoding DUF2089 family protein, encoding MGERNIPLWILSLDSEDIEFMRKFIINSGSLKDLAKAYEVSYPTVRIRLDRLIQKIELAQDENSQPLVNFVKKLAIEERITLEDARLIIEKYNAERKGI
- the tyrS gene encoding tyrosine--tRNA ligase; this translates as MNIIDELEWREAINQQTDAEGLRKLTEEKAISLYCGVDPTGDSMHIGHLIPFIVLKRFQLAGHKPVILIGGATGTIGDPSGRQTERSLQTMEQVQANVEALTAQMKKLFMTDGDNELRLVNNYDWTHQLNVIDFLRDYGKNFSINAMLAKDVVASRLDSGISFTEFSYQILQSMDYLHLYQEEDVQLQIGGSDQWGNITSGLDLIRKKVGPEAKAFGLTIPLMLKADGTKFGKTAGGAVWLDPKKTTPYEFYQFWANTDDRDVVKYLKYFTFLDKEAIEVLAEKVQTEPHKREAQITLAEEMTRFVHGEDALAEAKRITAALFSGDIKSLTADEIEQGFKEMPTFEAAKDSKNIVDWLVDVGIEPSKRQAREDITSGAISLNGERVNELEFEITADLAIEGRFIIVRKGKKKYHLVKLV